The segment CGCGCGGCGGCCAGCGTGAACCCGGCGGCGTCCTCGGGCGGGGTGCCCTCGGGGACGGATGGGCAGGTGTTGAGGTGCTCGGGAGCGTCGAACCAGCGGGCCTCGGGCAGCATGGAGATCTCCCCGGCCGCCGCCCCGAACCCCCGGTGCACCTTCCCGCCGATGATCAGGCCGGCGCCCATGCGCCGCCCCACGTGCAGGAACACCACGTCTCTGGCGCCTTTGGCCACCCCGCGCCTGGACTCGGCCATGGCGGCCAGGCGGCTGTCGTTCTCGATGAGCACCTGGCAGGGGAACATCTCCCGCATCTTGCCCGCCAGGTCGAGGTCCCGCCAGGCGGGGACGGCGGCCGAGTAGATGACGCGTCCTTCGACGTCGATCACGCCGACGGTGCCCACCGAGAGCGTCCACAGGTCGGAGACCGACGTACGGCTGAGCGCCAGGCACCCGGAGACGGCCCGTTCGATCGCGGCCAGGCGCTCCTCGATCGGGGCGTCGGGCAGCACCGGCTGCCGGGTCTCCGCGAGGATCTCGCCGTCCAGGTCGGACAGCGCGGCGCGGATGTTGTGACCCCCTATGTCCACCCCGACCAGATAGCCGCTGTCGGCGCGGAAGCGGTAGCGTCGGGCGGGCCGGCCCATGCTGCCGGGGCTCGGCGGCACCTCCTCCACCCAGCCGAGCTCCATGAGCTCGTCGGTGACCTCCTTCATGGACGGCCGGGACAGGCCGGTGCGTTCGGCGAGCGCCGACAGGGTGAGTGGGCCCGCCCTGCGCAGCTCCCGGATGGCTGTCAGCGAGTTGAGCTGCCGCAGCCGGGACAGGTCGCCGCCGCGAACGTCCGCCATCGCCATCCTTAAGTAGGTCTCCTCTGTAACCACAGATTATGCCAGCGATCGACTGGTGTGCACGCCTCGCACATCTCCCGTTATTACGAGGAAAAGACGGTCATTGACCCCGCGTGAACGCCGGTGCTACTAATGAAGGGCTCCTTTGAAAGTCGAGAGGAATCAGGATGGCCTTCGCTGACATCGGCGAGATCAGGTGCGGCCCTGGGGAGACCCGGGTGTTCGAGCAGGGCTGGCAGTCGTGGAGCCCCACGGGCGCGTACCGCCTGACGGACACCCCGCCCCGGCCCGCCGACGAGACCATCCAGATCCTCGCCTACCGCCCCGAGACCCCGATCCCCGACGGGGTGTTCCAGGGCGAGGGGCTGCTGGCCGTCGAGCCGGGCGACGGGTCCGTCGAGCTCTGGTCGGCGCCGACCCCCCTCCAGGTGCCGTCGATCAGGGCACGCGAGGAGGACGGCCGCCTGGTGGTCTCCGCCGACGACCCGGTACGCCACCACCGCGTGGAAGGCGGCCTGGACCAGGCCCTGCGCGACTGGGCGGACACCATTGCGGAAAAGCGGACGTTCCCCGCCGTCCCGCCGATGTGGTGCACCTGGTACGGCTACTGGGACAAGGTCACCGACGCCGACGTCATCGAGAACCTGAAGCTCTCCGAGCGGCTCGGCCTGGGCGCCGACATGTTCCTCATCGACGACGGCTACGAGGCCGAGATCGGCGACTGGCTGGAGGGACGCCCCGAGTTCGGCTCCCTGGCGCGGGCCGTGGACGCCGTCACGGACGCGGGCCGGCGGGCCGGGATCTGGACCGCGCCGTTCCTCGTCGGCCACCGCAGCCGGATCTTCCGCGAGCACCCCGACTGGCTGGTCCGGGGCGCGTACGCGGGCCGCATGTGGGACCAGGAGCTGGCGGTGCTCGACATCACCCACCCGGAGGCGGCCGAGCACCTGGTGAACGTCTTCCGTACCTTCAGCGCGATGGGGATCAGCCACTTCAAGCTCGACTTCATCTATGCGGGAGCGCTCGCGGGCGAGCGGCACGAGGACCTCGACCCGATCGCCGCGTACCGGCGCGGCCTGGAGCTGATCCGCCGGGGCGCCGGCGTGGCGGCGACCCTGCACGGGTGCGGCGCCCCGATGCTGCCCAGCATCGGCCTGGTGGACATCATGCGGGTCAGCCCGGACATCGCGCCGACCCTGCAGCCCAAGTCCGGCGACATCAGCCAGCCCTCCCAGCTCGGTGCCCGCCTCACCGGGGCGGCCCGCGAGTTCATGCACGCCCGCTGGTGGGTGAACGACCCCGACTGCATCATCCTGCGCCCCGAGGTGGAGGCGCGGGAGGAGTGGGCGGCCCACATCGCCGGCACGGGCGGCCTGCGCGGATCGAGCGACCCGATCGCCTCCCTGGACGACTGGGGCCTGGAGACGACCAGGCGCCTCATGGTCCCGACCTCGACGGACCCGTCGTGACCAGCCACACCGCGGAGCGGAGCCTCGGGACGGACGTCCAGGTGGCGAAGGGGCGGCGCAGGCGGGGGAGCGGCTGGCACGCGTACCTGTTCGTGGTGCCCAGCCTCTTCGGGGTGGTGGCCTTCCTGCTGCTGCCCATGGTCATCGTGCTCGTCCTCAGCCTCTTCGACTGGCAGCTGCTCTCGGACCCGACGTTCGTCGGCCTCGACAACTACCGCCGCCTGGCGGGCGACGGCCAGACGTGGCACTCGCTCGGCGTGACGATCGCGTACGTCCTGCTCTGCATCCCCCTGCAGACCGTCCTCGCCCTGAGCCTGGCCATGCTGCTCAACCAGCGCGTCAAGGGCGTCAGGTTCTACCGGTCGCTCTTCGTCGTCCCGTGGATGGCCACCCCCATCGTCCTGGCCCTGATCTGGGGCTGGATCTTCGACCCCCGCGACGGCGCCATCAACAGCGCCCTGGCCCTGGTCGGCGTCACCGGCCCCGACTGGCTGTCGGACCCCACGTGGGCGCTGCCCGCCGTCGCGCTGGTCAGCGTCTGGCAGTACACCGGCTACAACATGCTGTTCTTCCTGGCCGGGCTCCAGGGCATCCCCAAGGAGCTGCACGACGCGGCCGAGACCGACGGCGCCACCCCGGCGCAGCGGTTCTGGCGGGTGACGCTGCCGCTGCTCAACCCCACGATGTTCTTCGTCAGCGTGACGAACCTGATCGGCTCCTTCCAGGTGTTCGACACGGTGTACGCGATGACGGACGGCGGCCCCAGCCACACCACCGAAGTGATCAACTTCAGGATCTTCCAGACCGCGTTCAAGGAGTTCGACTTCGGCTACGCGGCCACGCTGTCGACGCTGCTCTTCCTGATCATCTTCCTGGTGACGATGGCGCAGGTCAGGTTCTTCGGCAAGCGCACCACCTACGACCTGAGCTGAGAGAAGACCATGGCCAAGCGAATCCTCCTGTACGCCGTTCTCGCGGTCGGTGCGTTCGTCTCCGTCTTCCCGTACCTGCTCGTCGTGCTGACCGCCTTCAAGACCCAGGCCCAGCTGAGCGGGACGGCCCCCTGGCTGCCCGGGCTGCCGCCGACCGCGGACAACCTGGCGAAGATGCTGGCGGGTGACTTCCCGCGCTACCTGCTCAACACGGCCGGGATGACGGCGCTGCTGACGGCGGGCCAGCTGGTGTTCACCACGTTCGCCGCGTACGCGTTCGCGCGTCTCCGCTTCCGGGGCAGGGACGTGCTGTTCTGGCTGTTCGTGGCGACGATGATGGTGCCGAGCGCCGTCACGATGATCCCGCTGTTCCTGATCATGCGGGAGCTGGAGCTGATCAACACCTGGTACGGCCTGCTCGCCCCGTACGTGCTCGGCACCCCGTACGGGATCTTCCTGATGCGGCAGTTCTTCAAGACCCTGCCCGCCGGCCTGGAGGAGGCGGCGCGGATCGACGGGGCGGGGCCGCTGACGGTCCTCGTGCGCGTCATGCTCCCGCTCTGCCGCCCGGCGCTCGGCACGCTGGCGATCATCACGGTGATCTCCTCGTGGAACAGCTTCCTCTGGCCGCTGATCATCACCAGCAGCGACGACACCAAGGTCATCACGGTCGCCATCGCCACGCTCAAGCAGGGCATCGGCGTCGACTACAACCTCATGATGGCCGGCAGTCTCATCGCGCTGGTGCCGATGGTGGCCGTCTTCGTCTTCTTCCAGAAGCACATCGTCAGATCGGTCGTCCTTTCCGGTCTCAAGTAAGAAGAGGTCAGCGAATGTTGCACAACCCCCCGATTCGCTGGGCGCTGCTCGGCGCCGTCCTGCTCGCCCTCACCTCGTGCGGCTCAGGCTCAGGCGGCGGCGGCGAGTCAGAGAAGGTCACGTTGACGTACCGGCTCTGGGACGACCAGCAGAAGGTCGGCTACGAGAAGGTCATGGCCGCCTTCGAGAAGGCCAATCCCGGCATCGACGTCAACATCGAGCTGCTGCCGTACGACCAGTACTGGACGAAGCTCACCGCCGACGTCGTCGCGGGCACCGCGCCGGACGTGTTCTGGATGACCCCCACCCAGTTCCCCGAGTACGTCACCAAGGGCGTCCTCAGCCCGGTCCAGGTCGACGCGTCGAAGTACCACCAGACCGTCGTCGGCTCCTTCAGCTACCAGGGCAAGCTGTACGGCGTCCCCAAGGACTGGGGCATCGTCGGCCTGCTCTACAACAAGGACCTGTTCAAGAAGGCCGGCGTGGAGATGCCCGAGAAGCTGACCTGGGCGGCCGACGGCAGCGGCACCCTGCTCGACACGGCACGCAAGCTCACCGTGGACGAGGCCGGCAAGCACCCCGGCGACGCCGGATTCGACCCCGCCAAGGTCAAGACGTACGGCTTCGCCTCCTGGAACCACTACCAGACGCAGTGGATGAACTGGGTCGTCTCGAACGGCGGCAAGCTCGTCGACAAGCCCTTCGGAAAGTACGCCTTCAACGACCCCGCGTCCGTGCAGGCGCTGCAGTTCGGGGTGGACCTGGTGAACAAGGAGCACGTCTCCCCGCCCGCCACCCAGACCAACCCGCCCACCGGCAAGGTCACCGACATGTTCAAGGCGGGCCAGGTCGCGATGTTCCCCGCCAACAACGCGCTGCTGCCGTTCGTGGCGCCCGAGGCCACGTTCGAGATGGGCGTCGCGGCCATGCCGGAGGGGCCGAAGGGCCGCTCGGTCAACCTGAACGGCCTGGCCGAGGCCGTCTACGCCAAGAGCAAGCACCCCAAGGAGGCCATGAAGCTGGCCGAATACCTTGGCACGCAGGAGCCGCAGAAGATGATGGCCGACGGCGGCTACATCCTCCCCGCGCTCAACGGCCTCAGCCAGGGCTACGTCGACTACTGGAAGTCGAAGAAGGTCGATGTCACGCCGTTCGTGAACGAGGCCGAGGGCTCCACCTTCCCGCTGCCGATCACCACCGGCTTCACCGGCTTCGAGACGAAGCTCAACCAGATCTTCAACGAGATGTACCTCGGCAAGCTCACGCCGCAGGCCGCCGCCGACCAGGCCGTCACCGAGGGCAACGCCACCGTCAAGTAAGGACCCCCATGATCACCCGGCGTTCACTCTTCGCCGGGGGCGCGAGCCTGGGCTTCACCGCCGCACTGGGCGCCACCCCAGTGCGCGCGGCGGCCCGTCGCGCCCCTCTCTCCGACCCCTTCCAGCTCGGCGTTGCCTCGGGCGAGCCCACGCCTGACGGTGTGGTCCTGTGGACCCGGCTCGCCGTGGACCCGATCGCGCTCGACGGCCTCGGCGGCATGCCGGGGCGGCCGGTGCCGGTCCAGTGGCAGCTCGCCAAAGACGAAAATTTCCGGCATGTCGTACGGGCCGGCGTGGAGATCGCCCGCCCCGACGCCGCCCACAGCGTCCACGTCGAGCTCGACGGACTCGCTCCCGGCGCCGAGTACTTCTACCGCTTCAGGGCCGAGGGCGAGATCAGCCCCGTCGGCCGCACCCTCACCGCCCCGGCCCCCGGCACCCGCAGCCGGGCGCTGAACCTGTCGTTCACCTCCTGCGCCGACTACCAGGTGGGCTGGTTCACGCCGTACCGCAGGATGGCCGAGGACCAGCCCGACCTGATCGCCTTCCTCGGCGACTACATCTACGAGTACGGCGACTACAAGTACCCGGTCCGCGACCAGGCCGGCGGCGAGTGCTTCGACCTGGCCGGCTACCGGCTGCGGCACGCCCAGCACAAGGCCGACCCCGAGTCGCAGCTGGCCCACGCCATCGCCCCCTGGGTCGTGGTGTGGGACGACCACGACATCGAGAACGCCTGGGCCGGCGACGTGCCCGAGCAGCCCGACCCGCCGTTCCTCGCGCGCCGGGCCGCGGCCTTCCAGGCGTACTACGAGAACATGCCGCTGCGCCGCGCCCAGAAGCCCCATGGCTCCGCGCTCAAGCTCTACCGCAGCATCCGCTGGGGCGGGGTCGCCAACCTGCACATGCTCGACACCCGCCAGTACCGCGACCTGTACGCGTGCACCGGCAAGAGCGGCACGATCGGCCCGGACTGCCTCGACCGTCTCGAGCCCAACCGGACGATGCTCGGCCGCGACCAGGAGGCCTGGCTCGACGGCGAGCTGAAGGGCTCGCGCGCCACCTGGGACCTGCTCGGACAGCAGGTCTTCCTCATGGAGATGGACTGGACGAACGGCGAGGGCAAGGGCTACTCGAACGAGGGCTGGGACGGCTACGTCGCCTCCCGCAACCGCCTGGCGGCCGCCATCGACACCTACAAGCGCAACGCCGTCGTGCTCACCGGCGACGTGCACTCCCACTGGGCGGGCGAGGTCAAGCGCGACTACCAGGACCCCGGGTCGAAGTCCGTCGCCGTGGAGCTGGTCACCACCTCGGTGACGAGCGCGGGCAACGGCCTCGACGAGTACCCCAACACGCAGGTCCTGCTCAATGAGAACCCGCACGTGAAGTTCTTCAACGGCCGCCGCGGCTACGTACGCACCAAGATCACGCAGCAGGAGATGAAGGTCGACTTCCGGTCGCTGTCGCGCGTCACCGAGCCGTACGCCCCCGCCTACACCTCCGGCTCCTTCGTCATCGAGCCGGGCGCCGCCAGACTCAACCCCGCCTGACAGGACCACCCATGCGCATCCTCACGGCCGCCACCGCGGCGGCCCTCCTCGCCATGCCGTTCGTGCCCTTATCGAGCACCGCGGAAGCCGCCTCCGGTCCGCCGATGGGCTGGAGCAGCCGCTCGCTCGGCTGCTCGGTCTCCGAGGCGTCGGTACGCAAGGCCGCCGACGCTCTCGTGCCCCTCGTCCCGCTCGGCTACCGGTACGTCATCATCGACGACTGCTGGCTGGCCACCCAGCGCACCGGCGGCGCCCTAGCCCCCGACGCCACCCGCTTCCCCGGCGGCGTGCAGGCCCTCGCCGACTACGTGCACGGCAAGGGCATGAAGCTGGGCCTCAGCCTGTCGGCGGGCACCAAGGCGTGCTCCGGCGGCGGTCCTGGCTCGTACAGGAGCGAGGCCGCCGACGCCGAGCAGGTCAAGGGCTGGGGCGTCGACTACGTCAAGTACGACTGGTGCGCCATCCCCACGGCCGACTTCCCCGGCCAGAACGTGCAGCAGATCGCCCAGACCCTCTACCCGCGCATGCGCCAGGCCCTCGGCGACGGTGTCGTGTTCGCCATGAACAACGAGGACGGCAGCACCGTGCCGTGGCTCTGGGGCAAGGGCGCGGGCGCCACCACCTGGCGCACGAACGTCTACAACCGCCCCATCCCCGACGCCTACCCCACCATGGTGGACATCTGGGAGACCAACCAGCTCAGGGCCGAGTACGCGGGCGCGGGCAGCTGGGCCGACCCCGACCTGATCCAGGCCGGGCGCGGCGGGATGACCGAGACCGAGTACCGCACCCAGGTCACGCTCTGGGCGATGGGCGCGTCACCGCTGATCCTCCAGGCCGACCCGGCCGCCGCGCCGCCCGCGATCGTGGCCAACCCCAAGGTCGTCGCGGTCGACCAGGACCCGCTGGGCGCGCACGGCACGTTCGTGAGGACCGACGGCTGGTACCACGTGCTGGCCAAGCCGCTGGCGGGCGGCGACGGGGCCGTCGCGCTGTTCAACGAGAGCGACCGGGCGGCCACCGTCTCCACCAAGCTCGGCGGCTCGCGTTACCGGGTCGAGGAGCTGTGGAGCGGCGCGGTCGCCTCGTCCAAGGGCGAGCTGGCGGCCCAGGTTCCCGCGCACGCGGCCCTGCTCTACCGGGTCGCCGAGAGCCGCGAGCAGGCGCCGCCGCTGGTGACGTTCGAGGCCGACCCGCCGAAGTTCCTCGGCGACGACCGGCCCTCGGTGCTCGAACCGGGCAGGAGCGGCGAGATCCTGACCAGGGTCACCAACACCGGGGCCACCGCGCGCCTGCGCGACGTCGAGGTCGCGGCGCGCGTACCGGACGGGTGGCAGGTCGCCGCGCGTACGCCCACCAGGGCCGGCAAGCTGGACGGCGGCGAGACGCTCACCGTGAAGTGGGCCGTCACCCCGCCCGCCGGCGCCGCGCCCGGCACCTACGAGCTCACCTTCACGCAGGGCACGCAGAGCGCCGTGGCCGTCGTCACCGTCGCGACGGCGCCGGGCCCGGGGCGGACCTCCCTCAGTGACGTGGCCTGGACCAGCGCCAAGAACTACTTCGGCCCGGTCGAGAAGGACACCAGCAACGGTGACAAGGCGGCCGGCGACGGCAGGCCGATCACCATCGAGGGCGTCACGTACGCCAAGGGCCTCGGCACCCACGCGCCCGCCGAGATCGAGTTCTACACCGCCGGGCGCTGCTCGACCGTGGAGTTCCAGGCCGGGATCGACGACGAGGTCGGCCCGGCGGGCTCGGCCGACTTCGAGGTCTGGGCCGACGGCGGCCGGGTCGCCCACTCGGGCGTGCTCACCGGCGCCATGCCCGCCCGCAAGGTCACCGCGTCCGTCGAGGGCGCCAGATACGTCCGGCTGGTCGCGACCAACGGAGGCGACAACGCGACCTCCGACCACGCCGACTTCGCCGACGCCGCCATCAACTGTAAGTAAGGAGTCTGCCGTTGTTGATCGTTCCCAAGCCCGTCAAGCACGAGCCCAGGCCGGGTGCGTTCGTCCTCGACCGCGAGACCTCGCTCGCCGCCGACCCGGCGCTCGGCGAGGTGGCCGCCTGGCTGCGCGGCGAGCTCGCCCCCGTCACCGGAGGCCAGCTGCTGCCAGGGGGCTCGGGAACGATCACCCTGGCGCTCGGCGACCTGCCGCCGGAGGCGTACCGGCTGGCCGTCGGCGCCACGGTGGAGATCGTCGCGGGCGGCCCCGCCGGCGCGTTCTACGGGGCGCAGACGTTCCGGCAGCTCCTGCCGCCCGCCGCGCTCAGGAAGGCCGCGCGCGGACCCTTCGAGGTGCCCGGCGCGTACGTCGAGGACGCGCCGAGGTTCGGCTGGCGCGGCGCCCTCCTCGACGTCGCCCGGCACTTCATGCCCAAGCGGGACGTGCTCCGCTTCATCGACCTGCTCGCCCTGCACAAGCTGAACGTCCTGCACCTGCACCTCACCGACGACCAGGGCTGGCGGATCGAGATCCGCCGCCACCCGAGGCTGACCGAGGCCGGCGCGTGGCGCAAGGAGAGCCAGACCGGCTGGAACGGCGCCATGGACGGCCGCCCGCACGGCGGCTACTACACCCAGGACGACATCAGGGAGATCGTCGCGTACGCCGCGGCCCGGCACGTCACGGTCGTCCCCGAGATCGACCTGCCGGGGCACACGCAGGCCGCCATCGCGGCCTACCCGGAGCTCGGCAACCTGGACACGCCACTGGAGGTGCGCACGACCTGGGGCGTCGGCCACAACGTGCTCAACGTCGAGGACAGCACGATCAAGTTCTTCCAGGACGTGCTGGACGAGGTGCTCGAGCTGTTCCCCAGCCCGTACATCGTGCTCGGCGGGGACGAGTGCCGCAAGGACCAGTGGAAGGCCAGCCCGGCGGCGCAGCGGCGCATCGCCGAGCTGGGGCTGCGGGACGAGGAGGAGCTGCAGAGCTGGTTCATCCACCAGTTCGACGCCTACCTGACGGCACGCGGGCGCCGGCTGGTCGGCTGGGACGAGATCCTGGAGGGCGGCCTGGCGCCAGGCGCGGTGGTCGCGTCATGGCGCGGCGAACTCGGCGCGGTGGCCGCCGCCAGGAGCGGCCACGACGTGATCAACTGCTCCAACACGAGCCTCTACCTGGACTACCGGCAGGGACCGGGGGAGGAGGAGCCGGTGCCGTTCGGGCCGGTGCTCACGCTGGAGGACGTCTACGCCTTCGAGCCGGTGCCGGCCGAGCTGCGCGGCGAACCCGCCGCCGCCCACGTGCTGGGCGCGCAGTGCGGCCTCTGGACGGAGCTGATCGACTCCAGCCGGCACGCGGACTACATGGCCTTCCCCCGGCTGGCGGCCTTCGCCGAGACGGTGTGGAGCTCTCCCGAACGGGACCTGGACGACTTCCTGGCCCGGCTGGCGGCGCACCTGCCCCGGCTGGACGCGCTCGGCGTGGAGTACCGGCGCGCGGACGGACCGCTGCCCTGGCAGACCCGGCCGGGCGTGCCGGGACGCCCCGAGGACCCGGAGGGCTGGCAGGCGAAACTCGACGCCTGGACCAGCAACCTGAGGTCCCGCTAGACCTCCACGTGACCGCCGCTGCGCCAGTAGACGTTGCCCTCCCTGGACAGCAGCCCCTCGTCCACGAGGTAGCGGCGCAGCGCCGCGTAGTCGTCGTGGAAGGCCCGCAGGGCCACGTTCACGTCCTTCTCCGGGTAGCGCACGCCGGGCTCGAAGACCGTGGCGATGTAGCGCAGCACCACCAGCCGCTTGTCGCGCCGCATCCCCATGGTCGTCAGCCGCCCGTCCACCAGGAACGTGCGCAGCACCCGCTCCTCGGCGCTCAGCTCCTCGGCCGGCTCGGCCCGCGCCCGGAGCAGGTCGCGGAAGCGCTCGGGCGTGGCCTGCCACTTGCCGCTCTCGTCGCACGCCGCCAGACCGCCTGCGGCCAGCTTGCGCAGCGCCTTGGGCGGCAGGCCGTCGGTGTCACCGAGCACCAGGGAGGCGAAGGCCCGTAACGTCTCTTCCTGATAGAGGAGCCCGAGGACGCGCC is part of the Nonomuraea helvata genome and harbors:
- a CDS encoding sugar ABC transporter substrate-binding protein, which produces MLHNPPIRWALLGAVLLALTSCGSGSGGGGESEKVTLTYRLWDDQQKVGYEKVMAAFEKANPGIDVNIELLPYDQYWTKLTADVVAGTAPDVFWMTPTQFPEYVTKGVLSPVQVDASKYHQTVVGSFSYQGKLYGVPKDWGIVGLLYNKDLFKKAGVEMPEKLTWAADGSGTLLDTARKLTVDEAGKHPGDAGFDPAKVKTYGFASWNHYQTQWMNWVVSNGGKLVDKPFGKYAFNDPASVQALQFGVDLVNKEHVSPPATQTNPPTGKVTDMFKAGQVAMFPANNALLPFVAPEATFEMGVAAMPEGPKGRSVNLNGLAEAVYAKSKHPKEAMKLAEYLGTQEPQKMMADGGYILPALNGLSQGYVDYWKSKKVDVTPFVNEAEGSTFPLPITTGFTGFETKLNQIFNEMYLGKLTPQAAADQAVTEGNATVK
- a CDS encoding alkaline phosphatase D family protein; the encoded protein is MITRRSLFAGGASLGFTAALGATPVRAAARRAPLSDPFQLGVASGEPTPDGVVLWTRLAVDPIALDGLGGMPGRPVPVQWQLAKDENFRHVVRAGVEIARPDAAHSVHVELDGLAPGAEYFYRFRAEGEISPVGRTLTAPAPGTRSRALNLSFTSCADYQVGWFTPYRRMAEDQPDLIAFLGDYIYEYGDYKYPVRDQAGGECFDLAGYRLRHAQHKADPESQLAHAIAPWVVVWDDHDIENAWAGDVPEQPDPPFLARRAAAFQAYYENMPLRRAQKPHGSALKLYRSIRWGGVANLHMLDTRQYRDLYACTGKSGTIGPDCLDRLEPNRTMLGRDQEAWLDGELKGSRATWDLLGQQVFLMEMDWTNGEGKGYSNEGWDGYVASRNRLAAAIDTYKRNAVVLTGDVHSHWAGEVKRDYQDPGSKSVAVELVTTSVTSAGNGLDEYPNTQVLLNENPHVKFFNGRRGYVRTKITQQEMKVDFRSLSRVTEPYAPAYTSGSFVIEPGAARLNPA
- a CDS encoding glycoside hydrolase family 36 protein, with protein sequence MAFADIGEIRCGPGETRVFEQGWQSWSPTGAYRLTDTPPRPADETIQILAYRPETPIPDGVFQGEGLLAVEPGDGSVELWSAPTPLQVPSIRAREEDGRLVVSADDPVRHHRVEGGLDQALRDWADTIAEKRTFPAVPPMWCTWYGYWDKVTDADVIENLKLSERLGLGADMFLIDDGYEAEIGDWLEGRPEFGSLARAVDAVTDAGRRAGIWTAPFLVGHRSRIFREHPDWLVRGAYAGRMWDQELAVLDITHPEAAEHLVNVFRTFSAMGISHFKLDFIYAGALAGERHEDLDPIAAYRRGLELIRRGAGVAATLHGCGAPMLPSIGLVDIMRVSPDIAPTLQPKSGDISQPSQLGARLTGAAREFMHARWWVNDPDCIILRPEVEAREEWAAHIAGTGGLRGSSDPIASLDDWGLETTRRLMVPTSTDPS
- a CDS encoding NPCBM/NEW2 domain-containing protein, whose amino-acid sequence is MRILTAATAAALLAMPFVPLSSTAEAASGPPMGWSSRSLGCSVSEASVRKAADALVPLVPLGYRYVIIDDCWLATQRTGGALAPDATRFPGGVQALADYVHGKGMKLGLSLSAGTKACSGGGPGSYRSEAADAEQVKGWGVDYVKYDWCAIPTADFPGQNVQQIAQTLYPRMRQALGDGVVFAMNNEDGSTVPWLWGKGAGATTWRTNVYNRPIPDAYPTMVDIWETNQLRAEYAGAGSWADPDLIQAGRGGMTETEYRTQVTLWAMGASPLILQADPAAAPPAIVANPKVVAVDQDPLGAHGTFVRTDGWYHVLAKPLAGGDGAVALFNESDRAATVSTKLGGSRYRVEELWSGAVASSKGELAAQVPAHAALLYRVAESREQAPPLVTFEADPPKFLGDDRPSVLEPGRSGEILTRVTNTGATARLRDVEVAARVPDGWQVAARTPTRAGKLDGGETLTVKWAVTPPAGAAPGTYELTFTQGTQSAVAVVTVATAPGPGRTSLSDVAWTSAKNYFGPVEKDTSNGDKAAGDGRPITIEGVTYAKGLGTHAPAEIEFYTAGRCSTVEFQAGIDDEVGPAGSADFEVWADGGRVAHSGVLTGAMPARKVTASVEGARYVRLVATNGGDNATSDHADFADAAINCK
- a CDS encoding carbohydrate ABC transporter permease — translated: MAKRILLYAVLAVGAFVSVFPYLLVVLTAFKTQAQLSGTAPWLPGLPPTADNLAKMLAGDFPRYLLNTAGMTALLTAGQLVFTTFAAYAFARLRFRGRDVLFWLFVATMMVPSAVTMIPLFLIMRELELINTWYGLLAPYVLGTPYGIFLMRQFFKTLPAGLEEAARIDGAGPLTVLVRVMLPLCRPALGTLAIITVISSWNSFLWPLIITSSDDTKVITVAIATLKQGIGVDYNLMMAGSLIALVPMVAVFVFFQKHIVRSVVLSGLK
- a CDS encoding beta-N-acetylhexosaminidase, which codes for MPLLIVPKPVKHEPRPGAFVLDRETSLAADPALGEVAAWLRGELAPVTGGQLLPGGSGTITLALGDLPPEAYRLAVGATVEIVAGGPAGAFYGAQTFRQLLPPAALRKAARGPFEVPGAYVEDAPRFGWRGALLDVARHFMPKRDVLRFIDLLALHKLNVLHLHLTDDQGWRIEIRRHPRLTEAGAWRKESQTGWNGAMDGRPHGGYYTQDDIREIVAYAAARHVTVVPEIDLPGHTQAAIAAYPELGNLDTPLEVRTTWGVGHNVLNVEDSTIKFFQDVLDEVLELFPSPYIVLGGDECRKDQWKASPAAQRRIAELGLRDEEELQSWFIHQFDAYLTARGRRLVGWDEILEGGLAPGAVVASWRGELGAVAAARSGHDVINCSNTSLYLDYRQGPGEEEPVPFGPVLTLEDVYAFEPVPAELRGEPAAAHVLGAQCGLWTELIDSSRHADYMAFPRLAAFAETVWSSPERDLDDFLARLAAHLPRLDALGVEYRRADGPLPWQTRPGVPGRPEDPEGWQAKLDAWTSNLRSR
- a CDS encoding sugar ABC transporter permease produces the protein MTSHTAERSLGTDVQVAKGRRRRGSGWHAYLFVVPSLFGVVAFLLLPMVIVLVLSLFDWQLLSDPTFVGLDNYRRLAGDGQTWHSLGVTIAYVLLCIPLQTVLALSLAMLLNQRVKGVRFYRSLFVVPWMATPIVLALIWGWIFDPRDGAINSALALVGVTGPDWLSDPTWALPAVALVSVWQYTGYNMLFFLAGLQGIPKELHDAAETDGATPAQRFWRVTLPLLNPTMFFVSVTNLIGSFQVFDTVYAMTDGGPSHTTEVINFRIFQTAFKEFDFGYAATLSTLLFLIIFLVTMAQVRFFGKRTTYDLS
- a CDS encoding DUF2087 domain-containing protein; the protein is MNDEEIRRVLGLLYQEETLRAFASLVLGDTDGLPPKALRKLAAGGLAACDESGKWQATPERFRDLLRARAEPAEELSAEERVLRTFLVDGRLTTMGMRRDKRLVVLRYIATVFEPGVRYPEKDVNVALRAFHDDYAALRRYLVDEGLLSREGNVYWRSGGHVEV
- a CDS encoding ROK family transcriptional regulator is translated as MADVRGGDLSRLRQLNSLTAIRELRRAGPLTLSALAERTGLSRPSMKEVTDELMELGWVEEVPPSPGSMGRPARRYRFRADSGYLVGVDIGGHNIRAALSDLDGEILAETRQPVLPDAPIEERLAAIERAVSGCLALSRTSVSDLWTLSVGTVGVIDVEGRVIYSAAVPAWRDLDLAGKMREMFPCQVLIENDSRLAAMAESRRGVAKGARDVVFLHVGRRMGAGLIIGGKVHRGFGAAAGEISMLPEARWFDAPEHLNTCPSVPEGTPPEDAAGFTLAAARNGDPAAIASVERYVDDLAVGTAAMVLILDPEMVVLGGGFSRSADVLLEPLRERLERTCMRMPEVRASTLGDECVVVGAIDYAVDHLDDQLFTPDRGPLPVTR